Within Nakaseomyces glabratus chromosome G, complete sequence, the genomic segment AAATAGCTCACAGTTGGATGTTGATGTCGATAGATTGAAACAGATTGCTAGAGGTCAATATTTTAGTCTTCCAGTGTTACAAAATAAAGCTTTCGACTCTTTGACAAAGTCAGAGgataagaagaagcaaCTAGTTGAGAATAGTAACGTAGTCAGGAGGTCCTTGGATTCCTTAGATATTGAACCtgagaaaaaagaaattttgtaTGCCGTCTGCTCTGGGACTCAACCAGTATCTGAAGTATCACAACTTTCACaataatttgaatattcaaTTCTCGTCCTAACTTAACCaatattgtaaatatttagGATGAGAGTGTTGTTATGACTAACAATAAGTCAGTTCatgtttatatatatatatattatttttatcagtAAATATTCACAGATGATTAagattttctttcaatataATTGACCTTAAAAGAAACTACAAATCACGTTTTTACGTTCATTTATCTAGAATTGTGTTTAGTACCTTGCTGTAGAGTTTTGTGTCAGCTTTCAAGAGCGACTTCTTAATCTCAAATTCGGTTATACACATTTCACCCTTCGTAAGGATACTATGTAAAACCTCATGAATAATGTTAAGTGGCAACTCAGATGGTAGTACATCAAgtactttattttttagaTCCCTATTGTGAAGATAAACCTTTTGATTTCGCTTTAAAAATGTCGTCACAATTAGCATTTTATCGTATCGGTCGTTAATCATAAGATATTTGTTTAATATGTCAATGAAGTTTTTCTCGTTTGTATATTCCTCAATTTGAAGGAAGTCGTTATAATCGATTATAAGTTCGTGAAGCTCATTGTTTaaccaatattttgatagCATATCTGGAATATCGAAAAACAGatagaataataatatatttgtgtTAGTATCATTAAAGGTTTTTACCTgatcaaaatattctttctcAAGTAAAGTGTTTCTTGTAGTAAGGCGGCTACATTGAGTCTTCCAAACTCTAAACTTTTGGAATGTGCTTTCATTGTCTACTCTGGTAGTAAGAAACTCGTGGAGTGGTTTTTTGAAGTAGTTGTATGTGTTTTTATAGTTATCAGATTGCTCTAGTAAAAATGTTGATAAATTGTTGTCCTCAAATTCCTCTTTCATATTGGCTATATAATAATCCAGCAAGAagttttcatcttttgtattttttgtcCCTATCACTTCAAGAACCTTAACTTTTAGATGGGTGTTATTCTGAATTTTACCCAGAAACAAAGAGCTGTCTATGGACGCCCtatttaaaattttgaaaatatcaGAAATCAGTTTACTGTTCACATCCTTAGTTTCACTAAGAACAAAGTAAATTATATCGATTAGTTCAGTCTCTAAAAACTCTTTGGACAGTTTTTCCACATTTTTATCGAGGTAACTCATTAATTCCGAGAAGTTTCTTTCGGATTTTAGTACATGTAAAACGCTGACATGATCTTTCATTTTAGTATAGATTCGAATAAGCATTTCATTGTGATCATTAGGCTCGGATTCTTTCTGTATTATATGTATCAGCTCTGGCAGATAAGCGTCCTCGAATTCATCTAAATTGATATGTTTGCCTTCTGCTAATAAAATCCTAAATATAGCAATAGTAAGAGATTTCATTGTACTTTTATACTCTCTAGGTAATTTATCCCTTGTACAATATTTGTCTTTCAGAATCTTCTGGAAATATTGAAGATCATCCAGTTGTGATGATTTGttacatttattttttaaaggCAGCGTTTTTAAATGCTTCATCATTCTGTTTAAGCCATTAAATATCCAAATTTCACCGAATATTTCATAATCTAAGAGAAACAGCAGTTGGCGAACATCTACTCTATCACTATTGTCCACCCATTTCTGTATCGTATGTTTGTTGATGATGTTTGTATCAAATAAGTCCCATAACAGCACTAAGTTACTTAAGTACTTCATTTCAACTTTTTGGAGTTTAGAGATTTTTAAGTCAGAATTCTTTCTATgttcaatatattcttgaattcTTTTGACTTCATCATTGCCATACTTATTAATTGAGCAAAGAAACGGTTTTGTAAAGAGGCAGTATATTTTTGCGTTATACCACATAATTATTGAACTTGTTGGTTCAATCATATTTTCTGCAAGTGCTTTCTCTCTATCAACACCGAAAGAGTTGTCATCATGTGATAATGGTACTTTTCGAATTTTTTCCACTAGTTCAGCTaccattttattattttgatatgaAACTTTAAATCTCATCCTGACTCTTGTGAGAAGTGTGTTACCATCATTATTTGTTATCCTTTGTACCAACTCTGgctcttcatcaatttttaaTCTATATATTAACAGCTGTCCATCATGAAAGAGGGCTAGGATATAAGGATAATGTATTACCACGTTTTGGGGATAATGTTCGAACACCAACGTTGCTTTAACTATCTCACCAACATGATCCACAACTAGGCCCATGGCGTTGTCGTCTTTGCTGTTCCCACCAGAGGATAATATAAACATTTTACTATTAAAATCTTCCATCAAAGGATTAATCGATCCATTACCAGTCTCAGAAACACGAAATAAAGGAATTGAATTACGGTCTTCTAGATTATAAAGCTCATACTCGTAATCCCTAACTAGTAGCAGTATATTGTCATGAGCTTTTATATATTGAACGTTCTTGTAGTCTATCAATATCTTACCAGCAGATATTGCATTAGAGCCATATTTGAAAAccataatatttttgtcAGATGCAACTAATGTTCTATAAGTGTTCGTACTTCTCGAATATGAATGTATATCGAAATCATTGACATCGTTAATTGATTTGACATTTGGACAAGGCGCAAATTCAGGTAGTAAAAACATGGCTAGCCTGGTCCCGCATAAGATAAGTGCCCTGTCAATATTTGGAAgtagttttatttttttaattgaagATGTCgaattattttcaaacGGCATTCTGGATACCAATAGATATTCTCCGCCTTCTATTTCGTAGTAGTGCAAAAGTTCACCTTCAGACGTTCCCAAATATATGTGGTTCTCATCAGCATCCATACATGTTATGGTTATGTCCTTCGGGAGGTCGTCGACTAATATATTTGACATGAAGGGATCCAACATGGATATAACGTCGTTGTAATCTGTTTGTGGCGGTGGGTTATTATTCTGGGGATCATCTTCAAGATGTCCACTCGATTGATGATCAGTattatcttcatcagtAATTGATGCAGTAGGTGAACTGTCTGTCGGATCATCTGCTAAATTTTCCCTGCTATCATTTGGATCTTTAGTCATCACGCAGTTCCGTATTTGAGCGTTAGGAGATCAGGTTGAGTCACTGTAAAAATCCTAATTATCcaattgaaattgttgaaagtATCTATATTGTGATATTCGCAAGCAAATGTCAGCCACTGCAGTTCAATACTATTGATAATTCTCAAGTTTGCATTTATACGCCGATCGAAGAgcatttattatatttcgGCTATCGGTATCAAATTCTGTGGCCATACATTTGTTCCATGCAAAACTATTTACCCGGTCAGGAAAATGGCAAATGCTACAGCAAATAAAACTAGatgtataatatattaatgtAAATGAAACACTAGCAGTTATAATAAATAGTCCGTGTCATTTATGCAAATTTATTGTATATAcacaatattttgattttttaattcGACTAGATCAAAATGGTATATAAATAACGTGTAATCATGTAATTCCATTCGGGGGAagaggggggggggggttATTTTATAGTGGGCGATTGTCAACTTTATGGCATCTGTCCTAAGAGTGCGAAGAATTTGTACTACTAATTGAAGGTGGGGGAGGTCTTTTGAATGAGTTCTTCTTTGTTactgttgaagaagcatTAAAAGGAGGAGACTCCATAGGAGGTGGTCTTCTTTGTATTGATCCAGAACTATTTCTCTTAACTGAAAGGCTTCTTGATGTGGTTTTCTGTGAGGATGACACTGACAGGCTAGACACAGAAGAATTcacatcatcatcaattgaCAAATGATTTATATTATCTAAATTCTCAAACTCCTTATGCAATCCCTCCTTGATAACTTGTCTCTTTAATGAGTCCACGGTCAGTACTTTCACCCTATAGGCACCATATATCGGCTTGTGATCGCTATAAAGGAGATCGACATCGGAGTAGGATAATACTTGTATATTGCTACCTTTGTATAATATTCTATCAGTCCAAGAAGGTGTTCGTTCCTTATCTGAGGTATCATATAATTCGGTACCAATATCATATTTGTAGGTCGGATTAAACCTGATTTCAGGCTCTTTATAGCCATGAAATACTGTCCCCGAGCATATTTCCTGAGTTAGCTGATCATGCATTAGTAAATTTTCTAAATAGCCATCCTTCTTCTGGATAAGTTCATCTCTGACATTTTCATTTGGCATAGTAACCCTGTAGTTCATGTCACCAAACCAAAAGATATTGTCATGGTCATCCAAAGTCTTACCAACAGAAAATTTCAGTCCATCCTTTATTGATACATAATCATTTTTCCGGTCATCCACATTAGATTCACCGGCCGCTAAATGGCAATTAACAAAGCAAAAGCTCGATTCGCCAACCTTTAAACTACATGCAGCAGCTCCTTTATTGGCGGCTATTCCTCCAAATCCGGTTCTTTTATAAGTTCCTTCCACATTTTTTACTAAGTCTATCATTCCTTTTTTAGCAAACACCAATAAAGTGAGAGATGTCATATGTTCTATTCTTAGTAATAGATAACTATCACCATAAAATCCTAGATAGGTCCGAATAGTTTCCTCCCACATACCACCTTTAGATTCATCAGCATTCAATATAGATCTTGCTGACATTTCGACTACCTCTTGCAGTCCTATAACAACAATATCTGCTTTGAATTTCTCTTCTATTGGGAATAGCCATTTAGTTAAGTCATCGTCTATAACTTTGCCAGATGCATTATAAGATCCGACGAATATGCTAACCTGTCTATAACTAGAATATTCTGAAATTCGTTGTCTCAAACCATTATTAACAAACTCTGTCAGCAGATCAAAAATTTCAACAGGATATTGGTCATCCTTTCTTCCCAAAAGCAAATCAGTTGTGTCGAGTTCTATTTCTTCAGTAAATACTTTGAAGTATTTTCTATTCACAGAATTTTTGACACTAGAGAATCTACTGGACAACGATaatttgcttttcttttgaacaaTGTTGTTATCATTAGTATTTCCTGTGTGTATTTTAGCAAGTTCAAGGCCATTATCTTCCCAAATTTTATTGTGAGTCAAAAAAAACTCCTTATCTTCAATGTAGTCACTGCATTTTATAATTTGAGaatcttcaagaaatgTCCTAAATGCTGTCATAGAAATTATTTGCTGAGCTAAATTCGTTCTTCCAAGGCAATCTAGGCAATTTGTTCTGAATATCCCTTGCTGTTCTGAGAGGGTTCTATGTTTTGATATAtaataagaataatatCCATCTTGCTCAACGAATTTTAAAACCATGGGGATGAGACGTTTTGTAGCTATAATACCATCTTGAATGTATTCTCTCTTTAAGTCGAAGTCAATTATTTCGCAGCTCTCCGGATACAGGGACAAAAGCtcatgaaatttttcatttagCTCTGATTCATCTGATTTAGTTGATAATAGGTTGACTATTCTCATATGACCGTAAGTGTTAAGGAGTGCAGTCATATGGCGCTCAAAAACAGGTTTAGTAGCCTCTAAAGCCCTAGTTATATGAATCTTAGGATTAGTAGAGTACTCTTTCTGTTCCCAAAACAATGGCACGCTACCTCTAATTTGTGTATATGCATAGCAGAATGACCCAGAATACATAATAAACTCTGTTTCAATAAAATCAGCTGTTTCTCCGTCATCATTAGTTCCCCTTACACGATTTTTATAGCCTGTCCTCTTGAAGCTTTCGCGAGATATTATGGTCATGCCAACTTTAAAATCATTAATGTATGTTATTGCGGTTTCACAGTAGCCCCGGATAATGCTTGTTATAAATCCCTCAGTATCAAATAACTCTTTTGTTTCACTATCTAGCCTATCTCTATATCCAATAAGTTGTATCATCATGAAGTTATTCcacatatatttttcatcgTAAACGTTATCGTTAAGTCCACTAGAGTAGAATCCTCTGTTCTGTAGTGAAGATGTCAAATCAAATTCGTTACTAAAGTAAAAGCTTCCATTTGAAAGTAATTTCATTAAAGCCCAACATGGGTGCCTAACATTATCATTCTTATTAGGTGGAGGTTTTGACTTGTCAGTATCCATTGGATACCCGTTGTCATCGATATCATAGCCATCCCAACGATTAGAGTTCAAGCAGAAGAAATCAACAGCAAGAACCCTATTTATAGATGTCTCTGGTATTGGTTGAGCAACTTCCCGTTTACCTGTAATAGTTCCAATAAATAACAAACCATCGATCTCAATAAGCCCAATGAAGGCATAAATCTCTAGATCAGAGAGTTTTTCAAAGCCCTTTTCAATGCATTCTTTCTTCGGAACAACTTCTACAGAACAGCTTAAACGTCCAGTTGAAGCCACTTCTGCTTTCAATAGCAATGCCTGTGAGTTAGACGCAATAGCAATTCTCCTGTTATGGCCTTTTGTTGAGAGAATGATCATTATATGGTTTTCGattcaaatttcttgacGATTTAAACCCTTTCCATTACCATAGAATGCTACCTTATTGTTGTGACTTTCGATGAAATGCCTAcagaatatttttaatctGTAATACCCTTTAATATTAATGCTAGAGAACTAATCTCCTGTAGGTGGTTTATTATAGTTATATTGCCGATTCACAATGATATGCCATTTTTACTCATCGACAATTTTAGAATAGGGCTTGTAccttatttttcttttttcaaattatgAGAATTCGTTGATCCGGAATGAACAATGAGCGAGATGAGATgttcaagaaattaaatatatattaattctATTGAGAAGAAGTGTTCTATTTACGTATGgttgaaaataaataatatggTACTAATTCTATAGCACCTAATTGTTTTCAGTAGGAAGAGTGACTTCACCTGAATGGATAATGCTGTTAATGGTTGAGAAAATGGCCCTAACAGATGCTTCACCAACATCTTCAGAGACACCGACACCCCAACTGTACTCCTTTTCATTGGTAGCAGCATCTCTGTAAGAGATGTGAATGAAAGAGGCGGCTTGGGTTTTGGAACCGGAACCTAAAGCATGTTCTGTATAGTTTTCAACACCAAATTTGACGTTGAATAAGTTTGATAGGGCATCTactaaagaagaaataggACCGTTACCAATACCCTTAATTGGAATGATCTTGTCGTTAATTTCAACTTGCCCTGTTAGGATTCTACGGTCGTTGTCAATCTTCTTCACATCATAGTCGAGCAAAGATACGTATTGATGGGTTTCGTTGTTGTAATTATAGGTAGACTTGAATAATGCAGTAATCTCCTCTGCAGATAATTCCTTGCCTCTTGTGTCAGCTTCATTTTGCACAATGGTAGAGAATTGCATTTGCATGTTTCTTGGGGTGTCTAGACCCAAAGACCTTAAAATAACCCAAGCAGCACCACCCTTACCAGATTGTGAGTTGACCCTGATAACCGCTTCATAGTCACGGCCGATGTCCTTTGGATCTAATGGCAAATATGGAATCCTCCATAAAGTTTCACCTTGAGCACGCTTCTTTTGTTGTAAAGCAAATCCTTTTTTAATAGCATCTTGGTGAGAGCCTGAAAAGGCGCAAACAACAAGGTCACCACCATATGGAGCTCTAGCTGGTACTGGAATCTTGTTACAACGTTCAACGATCTCGATAACACTTCTCATGTCTGAAAAGTCAAGACCGGGAGAAACACCCTGGGTATACATGTTTAAGGCGACGGTTACCAGGTCGACATTACCTGTACGTTCACCATTCCCGAATATACAGCCTTCAACTCGATCAGCACCAGCCAAGATACCCAACTCTGTAGCAGCAACGCCACAGCCACGGTCATTGTGAGCATGGGTGGAGATACAAACCTTTTCACGTTCGCTAATATGAGTAGAGAAGTATTCGATCTGATCAGCGTATACATTTGGAGTTGCTACTTCAACGGTTGCAGGTAAGTTAAAGATAATAGGATTATCAACCGTTGGTTCCCATGCAGCTTTCACAGCCTCACAGATTTCAACGGCAAATTCTACTGGTGTATCACTAAAACATTCTGGAGAAAATTCGTAAGACCACCTAGTTGCTTTTTGAGATGGATCATCCTTGGTCAATTTCCGTACTAGCTTGGTTGCTTCTACAGCTTTGGCAATGGCTTCTTCTTGAGACATATTGAAAACAATCTCACGGAACATATCACTTGTGGCCAAGTATGTATGTATGGTAGCACGCTTAGCACCGGTCAATGCTTCAACTGTCCTCTTGATCAGATGCTCCCTAGATTGGACAAGACACTGGATAGAAACATCGTCTGGTGCGTTTTCTACAGCGTATCTTGTGAAATCGAAATCGGTTTGCGATGCTGACGGAAAACTGACTTCTATCTCTTTAAACCCGATTTCAACAAGTTTGTGAAagtattctttcttttgctcTACTGACATAGGGTCCGGGAGAGATTGGTTACCATCTCTCAAATCGGTAGAAAGCCATCTTGGAGCTCTCTTAATTGTCTTGTTAGGCCATTGTCTATTTGTCAATTTTGGGCCTTGAAATGGTCTATATTTGACACTTGGATTAGCAAGCATATTCTTGAAACCCAATTTGACTGGAGCAATTGTCTTGGCTGCACGAGAGACATGCTCTGCAAAATTTGGAATTGTTTGTCTCATTTCTGATTTTTAATTTGAAGCAGGTCTTTTAAGATCTCTTTTGAGTTGCTACCTCTTAATATGGCCTAGTTTTGTTCTAAATACTATGTTAATTTTCTATCTTCCAAGTCACGTTGATCAATGACTCAATTTTGTTCACCTTTCTTTCAATCAATTAATAGTAAATTGTAGACTTTTACTACAGAGCAAACCACTTCTTACGCCTTTGAATTCCACTGGTTATTATA encodes:
- a CDS encoding uncharacterized protein (CAGL0G04719g~Ortholog(s) have phosphatidylinositol-3,5-bisphosphate 5-phosphatase activity, phosphatidylinositol-3-phosphatase activity, phosphatidylinositol-4,5-bisphosphate 5-phosphatase activity, phosphatidylinositol-4-phosphate phosphatase activity); protein product: MIILSTKGHNRRIAIASNSQALLLKAEVASTGRLSCSVEVVPKKECIEKGFEKLSDLEIYAFIGLIEIDGLLFIGTITGKREVAQPIPETSINRVLAVDFFCLNSNRWDGYDIDDNGYPMDTDKSKPPPNKNDNVRHPCWALMKLLSNGSFYFSNEFDLTSSLQNRGFYSSGLNDNVYDEKYMWNNFMMIQLIGYRDRLDSETKELFDTEGFITSIIRGYCETAITYINDFKVGMTIISRESFKRTGYKNRVRGTNDDGETADFIETEFIMYSGSFCYAYTQIRGSVPLFWEQKEYSTNPKIHITRALEATKPVFERHMTALLNTYGHMRIVNLLSTKSDESELNEKFHELLSLYPESCEIIDFDLKREYIQDGIIATKRLIPMVLKFVEQDGYYSYYISKHRTLSEQQGIFRTNCLDCLGRTNLAQQIISMTAFRTFLEDSQIIKCSDYIEDKEFFLTHNKIWEDNGLELAKIHTGNTNDNNIVQKKSKLSLSSRFSSVKNSVNRKYFKVFTEEIELDTTDLLLGRKDDQYPVEIFDLLTEFVNNGLRQRISEYSSYRQVSIFVGSYNASGKVIDDDLTKWLFPIEEKFKADIVVIGLQEVVEMSARSILNADESKGGMWEETIRTYLGFYGDSYLLLRIEHMTSLTLLVFAKKGMIDLVKNVEGTYKRTGFGGIAANKGAAACSLKVGESSFCFVNCHLAAGESNVDDRKNDYVSIKDGLKFSVGKTLDDHDNIFWFGDMNYRVTMPNENVRDELIQKKDGYLENLLMHDQLTQEICSGTVFHGYKEPEIRFNPTYKYDIGTELYDTSDKERTPSWTDRILYKGSNIQVLSYSDVDLLYSDHKPIYGAYRVKVLTVDSLKRQVIKEGLHKEFENLDNINHLSIDDDVNSSVSSLSVSSSQKTTSRSLSVKRNSSGSIQRRPPPMESPPFNASSTVTKKNSFKRPPPPSISSTNSSHS
- the VPS3 gene encoding CORVET complex subunit VPS3 (CAGL0G04697g~Ortholog(s) have role in protein targeting to vacuole, vacuolar acidification, vacuole inheritance and CORVET complex localization), producing MTKDPNDSRENLADDPTDSSPTASITDEDNTDHQSSGHLEDDPQNNNPPPQTDYNDVISMLDPFMSNILVDDLPKDITITCMDADENHIYLGTSEGELLHYYEIEGGEYLLVSRMPFENNSTSSIKKIKLLPNIDRALILCGTRLAMFLLPEFAPCPNVKSINDVNDFDIHSYSRSTNTYRTLVASDKNIMVFKYGSNAISAGKILIDYKNVQYIKAHDNILLLVRDYEYELYNLEDRNSIPLFRVSETGNGSINPLMEDFNSKMFILSSGGNSKDDNAMGLVVDHVGEIVKATLVFEHYPQNVVIHYPYILALFHDGQLLIYRLKIDEEPELVQRITNNDGNTLLTRVRMRFKVSYQNNKMVAELVEKIRKVPLSHDDNSFGVDREKALAENMIEPTSSIIMWYNAKIYCLFTKPFLCSINKYGNDEVKRIQEYIEHRKNSDLKISKLQKVEMKYLSNLVLLWDLFDTNIINKHTIQKWVDNSDRVDVRQLLFLLDYEIFGEIWIFNGLNRMMKHLKTLPLKNKCNKSSQLDDLQYFQKILKDKYCTRDKLPREYKSTMKSLTIAIFRILLAEGKHINLDEFEDAYLPELIHIIQKESEPNDHNEMLIRIYTKMKDHVSVLHVLKSERNFSELMSYLDKNVEKLSKEFLETELIDIIYFVLSETKDVNSKLISDIFKILNRASIDSSLFLGKIQNNTHLKVKVLEVIGTKNTKDENFLLDYYIANMKEEFEDNNLSTFLLEQSDNYKNTYNYFKKPLHEFLTTRVDNESTFQKFRVWKTQCSRLTTRNTLLEKEYFDQVKTFNDTNTNILLFYLFFDIPDMLSKYWLNNELHELIIDYNDFLQIEEYTNEKNFIDILNKYLMINDRYDKMLIVTTFLKRNQKVYLHNRDLKNKVLDVLPSELPLNIIHEVLHSILTKGEMCITEFEIKKSLLKADTKLYSKVLNTILDK
- a CDS encoding uncharacterized protein (CAGL0G04741g~Ortholog(s) have 2-isopropylmalate synthase activity, role in cellular response to drug, leucine biosynthetic process and mitochondrion localization) yields the protein MRQTIPNFAEHVSRAAKTIAPVKLGFKNMLANPSVKYRPFQGPKLTNRQWPNKTIKRAPRWLSTDLRDGNQSLPDPMSVEQKKEYFHKLVEIGFKEIEVSFPSASQTDFDFTRYAVENAPDDVSIQCLVQSREHLIKRTVEALTGAKRATIHTYLATSDMFREIVFNMSQEEAIAKAVEATKLVRKLTKDDPSQKATRWSYEFSPECFSDTPVEFAVEICEAVKAAWEPTVDNPIIFNLPATVEVATPNVYADQIEYFSTHISEREKVCISTHAHNDRGCGVAATELGILAGADRVEGCIFGNGERTGNVDLVTVALNMYTQGVSPGLDFSDMRSVIEIVERCNKIPVPARAPYGGDLVVCAFSGSHQDAIKKGFALQQKKRAQGETLWRIPYLPLDPKDIGRDYEAVIRVNSQSGKGGAAWVILRSLGLDTPRNMQMQFSTIVQNEADTRGKELSAEEITALFKSTYNYNNETHQYVSLLDYDVKKIDNDRRILTGQVEINDKIIPIKGIGNGPISSLVDALSNLFNVKFGVENYTEHALGSGSKTQAASFIHISYRDAATNEKEYSWGVGVSEDVGEASVRAIFSTINSIIHSGEVTLPTENN